One Purpureocillium takamizusanense chromosome 1, complete sequence genomic window carries:
- a CDS encoding uncharacterized protein (COG:S~EggNog:ENOG503P5CT~TransMembrane:2 (i12-31o51-75i)) — translation MKPVVSAMHAWSCTVISVFAIVILSVLAILFRSGHEEFVGGRDDPTDGKAVSGTIFTAVIVYAAFLVFCGFQGLLHVRESRRGAIAL, via the exons atgaaGCCTGTCGTCAGTGCCATGCACGCCTGGTCGTG CACCGTCATCTCCGTGTTTGCGATAGTGATTCTCAGCGTACTCGCCATCCTCTTCCGCTCCGGCCACGAGGAGTTTGTCGGGGGTCGAGACGACCCGACAGACGGCAAGGCCGTCTCGGGGACCATCTTTACCGCCGTCATCGTATACGCC GCATTCCTCGTCTTCTGCGGCTTCCAAGGGCTGCTCCATGTCCGAGAGAGCCGAAGGGGTGCCATCGCCCTGTAG
- a CDS encoding uncharacterized protein (COG:S~TransMembrane:7 (o12-31i43-61o99-123i135-155o223-244i256-275o323-346i)~EggNog:ENOG503NZ3B) encodes MAAGGEGMRLFWVQLGLIIPCLIFSGLRIYVRVFITRSFAPDDWAIMIATTLFLVSSSITMRGATYGAMGQGDQRHAGGGGGGGGGGGGVEHVVTSMKGIYICTAIYALTTLAIRVSVCLFLLRIVTRRLHRRVLHALLAAAAFASAGYLLTTLLQCWPPSFFWDRVRYRGGGSSTVHEIGATAAGGDGGGGRGGDEAGGRGGITAPSAYCIGEGTVSTVAMVHAAVSALSAWVVGLLPVVMLWNVRMETRNKVTVIALLGLSIVAGITIIVRMTTLTFTEDSTPGYFKSTMQVTTKGPQFSFPGRTLLVGGVADWTNRRNTAMWSSIEPSVGIIAASIPTLRPLFKRRSRRGSRSRPKSSTTVRRTVTTVHRSSRPQWVELTTRPSRCDEEAAHVGSSGESGATSSRDSDKPVWITTVEKGESCDEAALGGITIHTAIRVTSHTRG; translated from the exons atggccgccggcggagaGGGCATGCGCCTATTCTGGGTGCAGCTGGGCCTCATCATCCCCTGCCTCATCTTCTCCGGCCTGAGGATCTACGTGCGCGTCTTCATCACCCGCTCCTTTGCCCCCGACGACTGGGCCATCATGATCGCCACG ACGCTGTTTCTTGTCTCGAGCTCCATTACTATGCGCGGCGCCACGTACGGCGCCATGGGCCAGGGCGACCAGCGTCAtgccggtggcggtggcggcggcggcggcggcggcggcggcgtggagcaCGTCGTCACCTCCATGAAGGGCATCTACATCTGCACCGCCATCTACGCTCTCACGACGCTCGCCATCCGCGTCTCCGTGTGCCTCTTCCTGCTGCGCATCGTGACGCGCCGGCTGCACCGGCGGGTCCTTCAcgcgcttctcgccgccgcggcattTGCGTCGGCTGGGTATCTCCTCACCACCTTGCTGCAGTGCTGGCCACCGTCTTTCTTTTGGGATCGCGTGCGctaccgcggcggcggcagcagcacggtgCATGAAATTggagcgacagcagcaggtggtgatggaggaggaggaaggggaggagatgaagcaggcggacgcggcggcatcaccgctCCGTCGGCATATTGCATCGGAGAAGGGACTGTGTCGACGGTTGCCATGGTGCACGCCGCCGTATCGGCCCTGTcggcgtgggtggtgggctTGCTGCCCGTGGTGATGCTATGGAACGTCCGGATGGAGACGCGCAACAAGGTGACGGTCATTGCCTTGCTGGGCCTGAGTATCGT CGCGGGAATCACCATCATCGTTCGCATGACGACGCTGACATTCACCGAAGACTCCACGCCCGGCTACTTCAAGTCGACCATGCAAGTGACGACAAAAGGCCCCCAGTTTTCATTTCCAGGGCGGACGTTgctcgttggcggcgttgcTGACTGGACGAATCGCAGGAACACGGCCATGTGGTCTTCCATCGAGCCCAGCGTGGGCATCATCGCGGCCTCGATACCGACGCTTCGCCCGCTCTTCAAGCGACGGAGCCGCCGGGGGTCTCGCTCTCGGCCCAAGTCTTCGACCACCGTCCGCCGCACCGTCACCACCGTCCACCGTTCCAGCAGGCCGCAGTGGGTGGAACTGACGACGCGCCCGTCTCGttgcgacgaggaggcggcacATGTCGGCAGTAGCGGTGAGAGCGGAGCGACGTCATCGAGAGACAGCGACAAGCCAGTATGGATCACCACCGTAGAGAAGGGGGAAAGCTGTGATGAGGCCGCGCTGGGTGGAATTACCATCCACACGGCCATCCGGGTTACGTCACATACACGCGGGTGA